In Perca fluviatilis chromosome 19, GENO_Pfluv_1.0, whole genome shotgun sequence, the genomic window TATGaggaattttcttttctttgtaggATATATTTGTTTGTACTTTTAAGACAGTTGACAAGTGTTGAGACCATGTATGACTTTTAATATTTCTTTATCTTGTCCAAAGTGATTATTGCATATAACTACTTACCAGATATTCCTTGATAAGTTTGTCCACATCCTCCCCAAGGTACACAATAAGAGACTTCAGCAGGCACTCCCTCTTTAGATTTACCTCAAGACTCTAGGTGAAAGCACAAACAGTACAAAATTATGCTGTTCAGTTGTATAACTTGATTAAAGATGCAACTGCCACACAATGCACATGGGTTCTTTGGTAAACAGTaatttttatttacaaatgctttgAGTAAACCAGTTAAAAAGTCAGTCAAACTCAGAAGAGAAGCATGGCACATCTTCCAAAGTGTATTCTAACTCTACAAATCTCTGCAAATTTTATTCGATGTACtgagcatacatacatacctgaTCCAAAACTCTCAGTATGTTCCGGGTCTTCTCTCTGACAGTTCCTCCCTTGTTTCTGATGATATCAATCAGCTTGCTGTGGTGCTTGTCCAAGGAAGCCAGGAACCGCGGTTGAAGAGGAACAGTTGTAATCCTCATGAATTCAGCattgatctttaaaaaaaacaaaatagcacATTACAAGATGTGGTGTGTAAGATCTTATTTTTGACATCTAGGGCCTAAAGATGCATTATGGCTCATTAGCATGTTTCTAATGGTAGGGAAGAATATTATAGGACTGAACTATTGCAATGGATTTACAAAAAAGTTACATACCTCATCCATTGAGAACAATGCGGGCCATCTGACTTTTAACTCCTCCACTCCTAATTCCTTCTCCACAATTTCATGCCTCCGCAGTGAAAACGTCTTGGCCATTTTGTCCTTTATCAGTGCACGGTTGTTTCGTTTCATCACCTCACTTAGAAGTAACAGTCTCTCCTTTTCCAACTTGTCTGGGGTCTCTCCAGTTGGAATGTCAGGTATGTGGTTGGCCTCTCCTCTCTTAGGTCTCTTTACTTTTTTTGCTGGCAATGCATCCTCTGGAGCTTTGGACTTAAGTGAATTTGCAAGTAATTCAGAACACCCAATGCCCTTCAACTGAGTTCGGTAGTTGCCCATTTTGGTCTTCAACCGCTGCTTCCACCCATAACAACCGTTGTATGAACCAGGTTCAGAGAGACATGGATGCTTCTTGATAAGTGCTTCGGCAACATCACTGAAGTCAGAATCTGTTGGGTAGGCCTTGTACTTGAATATCTCCTCAGCTACCTTTTCCAGAATatcagattttgtttttgaacTAGGTGTCAACCTTGTCATGTTTGACCTATACACCACATTCCCCTTCTCTAACTGCAGTTCAGTGTCATAGGAGAACGTTGGTATCGGAAACTCTCTTGGCCACATCTAAGTTCTTGTAGAGACAGAGCTGGAGGGTGTGGAAAGGAGCTCTGTGTCATCTGATTGAGTTGACAAATCATCACAGACAGTAAGATTAAGTCCTTGGCTGCAATCATCAATTATTGGGATGACCTTGACAGTTGCCAAGTCCTCAAGTTCAACAGTAGATGTCAAGTTCACAAGCGCATCTCCAAAGTCTCTGTCTTGGTACTGCAGTCTGAAAttaccattaaacacacacactttccgcACTTCATCCATAAGCTGCTCCATTGTCTCTGGAATTCCATCAGGCAGAATTAGCTTCCTG contains:
- the LOC120548563 gene encoding uncharacterized protein LOC120548563 isoform X1, translating into MWPREFPIPTFSYDTELQLEKGNVVYRSNMTRLTPSSKTKSDILEKVAEEIFKYKAYPTDSDFSDVAEALIKKHPCLSEPGSYNGCYGWKQRLKTKMGNYRTQLKGIGCSELLANSLKSKAPEDALPAKKVKRPKRGEANHIPDIPTGETPDKLEKERLLLLSEVMKRNNRALIKDKMAKTFSLRRHEIVEKELGVEELKVRWPALFSMDEINAEFMRITTVPLQPRFLASLDKHHSKLIDIIRNKGGTVREKTRNILRVLDQSLEVNLKRECLLKSLIVYLGEDVDKLIKEYLVVQKDQGETELERCTMAVFVIREEEDPLQPP